From the genome of Streptomyces ficellus:
GCCTCGGCGAGCGGGACCAGGAAACGCTCCCACAGGAAGCGCAGCGCCTCTGGACCGCGCAGGTCCGGCGACCGCACGGCCTCCGGCGCCGGCGCCGACTCCGGGCCGACCGGCTGACCCGAGTCTTCGGGTCCTCCCGGTCCTCCCGACCCGCACGGATGGACCGTCGCGTCCGGCCCGGCCAGACGGCGGACGAGCGCGGGTTCACCCGCCCAGGCCACCCGGTGGCCACGGGAGGTGAGCGCGGACGCCACCCCGACGAGCGGGTTGATGTGCCCGACCAGTGGCGGCACCACGAACAGGAAGGAACTCACCGCGAGCCCACCTCCGGCCCGGTCAGGCAGCCGGACACGGTCGGTGCCGGCTGCTCCGCGCGCCGCGTTCCCGGCGGGACGTGCCGGCCGACCCAGTCGAGCACCGCGTCCCGTACGCGTCCGGGCGCCTCCACCAGCACCGAGTGCCGCAGGCCCGGCACCACCTCGGTGGTGCAGCGCGGCAGCAGCGCGCGCAGCCGGGGCGCCTGTTCGGCGAGGTCCGACTCGGCCCCGTACAGCGCGAGGACGGGACAGCGGATGGCGCGGATCTGCGCGTCGTCGAGCACCGGACTGGCCGGGATGTCCCGGGCGATGGTGGTGTCCCTGACCAGCCGCCCGGCGGACTTGGCCAGGCGGGCGGTGTGGTCACCCTGGTGAGCGGCGATCCAGTCCAGCGCGGCGCTCTCGTCGCGGCTCATCTCATGGTGGACCCGCTCCAGCAGCCGGGCCAGTTTGGCCGCCCACGCGGCCGTGGCGGGCTCCGACTCGACGACCACCAGGCTCGCCACCGCGTCCGGGCGCCGCAGGGCGTACGCGAAGGCGACCGTCCCGCCGTAGGAGTTGCCCACCAGATGGACCGGCCCGGGGACGTCGAGCGCGGTGAGCAGGGCGTCCAGGTCGTCGGTGAAGGCGTCGAGCCCGTATCCGGACGCGGGACGTGCGCTGCGGCCGTGTCCCCGGTGGTCGTACATGACCACGTCCAGCCCGGCGGCCGCGAAGGCCGGGGCAACGGTGAAGTAGTAGCTCGCCAGGCTGTCGGTGAGCAGGCCGTGGACCAGCACCACGGTGGCCCGTGCCGGACCGCCGTCCGCGGGCGAGAGGCGCTGCACGTGCAGCCGGACGCGGCCGGTGTCCACGACGGTCATCGGGGCCGCGCCGCGTCCGGGGCCTTGAGGCAGAGGCAGATGTGCTCGACCAGCCGGCCCACGTCCAGCTCGATGATCTCCTCCAGCTCCATGTCCGCCACGAACTCGGCGAAGTTGACCGCCCGGCCGTAGCGCTCCTCCAGCAGCCCGGCGAGCGTGACCAGGTCGATGCTCTCCAGTTCGAGGTCCCTGCCGAAGCGGGTCCTCATCGTGACCTCGCCCTCCTGCAACGCGTATCCCCCCAGCACCTGCTGGATCATGTCGGTGAGTTCCGCGAGCACCTCCGCCTCGTCGGCGCCCTCGGACACGCCGGGCCGGCTGGTCGTCACGACTCGTCCCCCTCGTCATGGTCGGTGCCCGGGCCCGGCGGTTCCGGATCCGGGCCGGTCGTCCACGCCACCACGTACGCGCGCGGTGGCAGTCCCGGCGGATTGGCGACCTCTGCGCAACGGACCTGGTACACCCGAGCCGGTGCGTCCGTCGCGTGCGCTGCGTATGCCGCGTGCGCCGCGTCCGGAACGTCATGTACGTCCGGCACGTCCGGTGTGCGCGGCCGCTGGACGCGGACCGTCAGCCGGTCCGGCTCCGCCGCCGTCACCGCGAAGTCCCTGGGCCGGCCCGCGAAGCCGGTGCCCTCCGCCTTGGCGACGGCCTCCTTGGCCGCCCAGAAACGGGTGAACCACAGCTCGGGCGGCTCGCCCGAGTCGGCCTGACACACTGCCAGGAGCGAGCGCTCGTCCTCGCCGAGCGCGGTGGCGACGGTGGCCTCGTCCGGCACGGTGATCTCCTCGATGTCGATCCCCGGCCCCGTCCGGTACGCCCGAGCGTCGCCCCCACCCGTCCCCTCCGGCGGTCGCGCCGGACGGACCAGGGCGACACCGGCCTCGGCGCGGTGCGCCAGCGACACCTCCAGCGGAGGCAGCGTACGGCCGTGCCTGCCGGTGACCCCGGGCCGTCCCGACGGCTCGTTGACGACCATGAGTTCGGCCGGGAAGACCGGCCCCTCCCCGGCGTCCCACAGCAGGCGGCGCACGGCGTCCTTCGCGGCGATCCGGCCCAGCAGCCACTGCCGGCGGCCGCGCGGCGGCCTGGCGGCGTACGCGGCACGCTCCGGTCCGCCCAGCGCGTTGCGCATGATCAGCTCCCGCGAGGCCAGGTCGGGCCAGCGTTCGAACACCAGGGACCAGCCACCCGGCCCGGTCACCGACAGGGTGTTGCGCTCGGGGAAGCGTTCCACGGGCCGGGTGTGCGGATCGTTGTCGAAGCGCCGGTCCTGCCAGCCGGACAGTTCCGCCCACACCCGGCCGGCCACGGTGAGGACCGCATCGGCCTCCAGGACCGTGTCCGTCAGGGACACGATCCGCACCAGGCACTCCACCGGCGTGCCGGGCCGCGGGTGCGGGCCGAAGAAGCGCATCCGCCGCATCCGCACCGGAAACACAACGGTCCTGTCGGCGCGGGTCGCCATGATCCAGTAACCGAGGACTTGGCCGACGTTGTCCAGCAGCGCGCCGGGAGCGGGCGGAGTGGTGAGGGTCGCGCGCACGTGCCGGTCGCCGATCGCGGAGAGGCTGGTCATGCCCTGGAAGGCCGGGCCGTGGAACATCCAGCGTTCGCGGTAGACCTGTTCGGCCGTGTGGTCGGGCACCCGCTCCGACGAGGGGTCCGGCGGCGCCGGCGGCAGCGGCGCCCCGGGGTGGCGGGCGGCCAGCTCCACCACCGCGCGCGCGTGCGGACCGAACGACACCGCCACCCGGTCCGGCGCGCACCGGGTGACGGCGACCGGGACGGCCACCGGCTCGGCCGCGGTCAGCCACCGGTCGAAGCACGCGTCGTGCACCGCCACGGCCACCTGCCCGGGTACGGCCCGTTCCGCCGCCGCCATCAGGTGCGCCACGATCGTCGTCGCCGGCACCACCGGCCAACGGTCCGTGACGTCCGGCCAGTTCGCCCGCTGCGGAAAGAAGCAGTGGTCCAGCAGATACGGCATGTCCTCCACCGCGACGCGCACCGTCTCGTGCCGCGTGGGGCCTCCGTCCGGCCGGACCGCCGCCGCCCCGTTCCCGGGACGCGCGGCGGGCGCGGCAGGCTCGGGCCCCGGCGGCACCAGCGCCATCCGGCCCGGCCCGTCGCGCCGGTCGTGCCCGTGGGCGAGCGGCGTAGGTGTTCCTGTCGGTTGGT
Proteins encoded in this window:
- a CDS encoding acyl carrier protein, translated to MTTSRPGVSEGADEAEVLAELTDMIQQVLGGYALQEGEVTMRTRFGRDLELESIDLVTLAGLLEERYGRAVNFAEFVADMELEEIIELDVGRLVEHICLCLKAPDAARPR
- a CDS encoding alpha/beta fold hydrolase translates to MTVVDTGRVRLHVQRLSPADGGPARATVVLVHGLLTDSLASYYFTVAPAFAAAGLDVVMYDHRGHGRSARPASGYGLDAFTDDLDALLTALDVPGPVHLVGNSYGGTVAFAYALRRPDAVASLVVVESEPATAAWAAKLARLLERVHHEMSRDESAALDWIAAHQGDHTARLAKSAGRLVRDTTIARDIPASPVLDDAQIRAIRCPVLALYGAESDLAEQAPRLRALLPRCTTEVVPGLRHSVLVEAPGRVRDAVLDWVGRHVPPGTRRAEQPAPTVSGCLTGPEVGSR